A genomic region of Globicephala melas chromosome 9, mGloMel1.2, whole genome shotgun sequence contains the following coding sequences:
- the FZD1 gene encoding frizzled-1 — protein MAEEEAPKKSRAAAASGASWELCAGTLRTGPVAEGSGDVGSRRRPPRVDSGRLARGVLLLIWLLEAPLLLGVRAQAAGQGPGPGQQPPPPQQQQSGQQYNGERGISIPDHGYCQPISIPLCTDIAYNQTIMPNLLGHTNQEDAGLEVHQFYPLVKVQCSAELKFFLCSMYAPVCTVLEQALPPCRSLCERARQGCEALMNKFGFQWPDTLKCEKFPVHGAGELCVGQNTSDKGTPTPSLLPEFWTSNPQHGGGGYRGGGFAGGAGASERGKFSCPRALKVPSYLNYHFLGEKDCGAPCEPTKVYGLMYFGPEELRFSRTWIGIWSVLCCASTLFTVLTYLVDMRRFSYPERPIIFLSGCYTAVAVAYIAGFLLEDRVVCNDKFAEDGARTVAQGTKKEGCTILFMMLYFFSMASSIWWVILSLTWFLAAGMKWGHEAIEANSQYFHLAAWAVPAIKTITILALGQVDGDVLSGVCFVGLNNVDALRGFVLAPLFVYLFIGTSFLLAGFVSLFRIRTIMKHDGTKTEKLEKLMVRIGVFSVLYTVPATIVIACYFYEQAFRDQWERSWVAQSCKSYAIPCPHLQAGGAPPHPPMSPDFTVFMIKYLMTLIVGITSGFWIWSGKTLNSWRKFYTRLTNSKQGETTV, from the coding sequence ATGGCTGAGGAGGAGGCGCCTAAGAAGTCTCGGGCCGCCGCCGCCAGCGGCGCAAGCTGGGAACTTTGTGCCGGGACGCTCCGCACTGGACCGGTGGCGGAGGGGAGCGGGGACGTGGGCAGCCGCCGCCGTCCCCCCCGAGTTGACTCCGGGCGCTTGGCGCGCGGAGTGCTACTACTGATTTGGCTGCTGGAGGCTCCGCTGCTGCTGGGGGTCAGGGCGCAGGCGGCCGGCCAGGGGCCCGGGCCGGGGCAGCAGCCCCCGCCGCCTCAGCAGCAGCAGAGCGGGCAGCAGTACAACGGCGAGCGGGGCATCTCCATACCGGACCACGGCTACTGCCAGCCCATCTCCATCCCGCTGTGCACGGACATCGCGTACAACCAGACCATCATGCCCAACCTGCTGGGCCACACGAACCAGGAGGATGCGGGCCTCGAGGTGCACCAGTTCTACCCGCTAGTGAAGGTGCAGTGCTCCGCGGAGCTCAAGTTCTTCCTGTGCTCCATGTACGCGCCCGTGTGCACCGTGCTGGAGCAGGCTCTGCCGCCTTGCCGCTCCTTGTGCGAGCGCGCGCGCCAGGGCTGCGAGGCGCTCATGAACAAGTTCGGCTTCCAGTGGCCTGACACGCTCAAGTGCGAGAAGTTCCCGGTGCACGGCGCTGGCGAGCTGTGCGTGGGCCAGAACACGTCGGACAAGGGCACCCCGACGCCCTCGCTGCTGCCTGAGTTCTGGACCAGCAACCCACAGCACGGCGGCGGAGGGTACCGGGGGGGCGGCTTCGCGGGGGGCGCCGGCGCGTCGGAACGAGGCAAGTTCTCGTGCCCGCGCGCCCTCAAGGTGCCCTCCTACCTCAACTACCACTTCCTGGGGGAGAAGGACTGCGGCGCGCCCTGCGAGCCGACCAAGGTATACGGGCTTATGTATTTTGGGCCGGAGGAGCTGCGCTTCTCGCGCACCTGGATCGGCATCTGGTCAGTGCTATGCTGCGCCTCCACGCTCTTCACGGTGCTCACGTACCTGGTGGACATGCGGCGCTTCAGCTACCCGGAGCGGCCCATCATCTTCCTGTCGGGCTGCTACACGGCAGTGGCCGTGGCCTACATCGCCGGCTTCCTGCTGGAGGACCGGGTGGTGTGTAACGACAAATTCGCGGAGGATGGGGCGCGCACGGTGGCGCAGGGCACCAAGAAGGAGGGCTGCACCATCCTCTTCATGATGCTCTACTTCTTCAGCATGGCCAGCTCCATCTGGTGGGTGATCCTTTCGCTCACCTGGTTCCTGGCGGCCGGCATGAAGTGGGGCCACGAGGCCATCGAGGCCAACTCGCAGTATTTTCACCTGGCCGCCTGGGCCGTGCCGGCCATTAAGACCATCACCATCCTGGCGCTGGGCCAGGTGGACGGCGATGTGCTGAGCGGGGTGTGCTTCGTGGGGCTCAACAACGTGGACGCACTGCGCGGCTTCGTGCTGGCGCCACTCTTCGTGTACCTGTTCATCGGCACGTCCTTCCTACTGGCCGGCTTCGTGTCCCTCTTCCGCATTCGCACTATCATGAAACACGACGGCACCAAGACCGAGAAGCTGGAGAAGCTCATGGTGCGCATCGGCGTCTTCAGCGTGCTCTACACGGTGCCAGCCACTATCGTCATTGCCTGCTACTTCTACGAGCAGGCCTTCCGGGACCAGTGGGAGCGAAGCTGGGTGGCCCAGAGCTGCAAGAGCTATGCtatcccctgcccccacctccaggCGGGCGGCGCCCCGCCGCACCCGCCCATGAGCCCTGACTTCACAGTCTTCATGATCAAGTATCTTATGACGCTGATCGTGGGCATCACGTCAGGCTTCTGGATCTGGTCCGGCAAGACCCTCAACTCCTGGAGGAAGTTCTACACTAGGCTCACCAATAGCAAACAGGGGGAGACCACCGTCTGA